From the genome of Sphingopyxis sp. DBS4:
CGGGTGATGGGCCCCTGCCTTCGCAGGGGCGCGGTTTGAAACATCGGCTTGCGCAAAACACGCGGGCCCGACAAGACAGCCGTATGAGCATTCTTTCCGACAAATGGATTCGCGAAGCCGCCCAGACGCAGGGGATGATCGAGCCATTCGTCGAGGCCCAGCGCCGCGACGGCTGCATCAGCTACGGCCTCTCCTCCTACGGCTATGACGCCCGCGTCGCGCCCGAATTCAAGATTTTCACCAACGTCGACAGCGCGGTCGTGGACCCCAAGGATTTCGCGTCGAACAGCTTCGTCGACCGCGAAACCGACGTCTGCATCATCCCGCCGAACAGCTTCGCGCTCGCGCGCACGGTCGAATATTTCCGCATTCCGCGCGACGTGCTCGTCATCTGCCTCGGCAAGTCGACCTATGCGCGCTGCGGCATCATCGTCAACGTCACCCCCCTCGAACCGGGCTGGGAAGGCCATGTGACGCTCGAGTTTTCGAACACCACCCCCCTGCCCGCGAAAATCTATGCCAATGAAGGCGCGTGCCAGTTCCTGTTCCTGCAGGGCAACGAGCCATGCGAGACGAGCTACGCCGACCGCGCGGGCAAATATATGGGGCAGAAGGGCGTCACGCTGCCCAAGCTGTAAATCCGCGGAACCGCCGCGCCCTCTCGCGCGTCCTTTCCGCACAAGCGGACGGGGCGCATGTTGGAGGATGCCCTATGTCCATGATCGCCGTCTTCATCGGCCGCCTGTTCATCGCGCTGATCTTTATCGTGTCGGGGATCAACAAGCTGATCCACGTCACCGATACCAATGCGATGATCTCCGCCGCCGGCCTGCCCGGCTGGCTGGCCGTTCCTACCGGATTATTCGAGCTGGTCGCGGGCGTCTGCATCGCGCTCGGCATCTATGCGCGGGCTTTCTCGCTGCTGCTCGCGGGCTTCGTGCTGCTGACGATCCTCTTCTTCCACCGCGACTTCACCGATCCCATGCAGGCGATGGCCGCGATGAAGAATCTGGCGATCGCGGGTGGTCTGCTCTGCCTCTTCGGCTATGGGCACACGCGTTGGAGCTATGACGCGCTCCGCCGCAGGCGCCGCGACGAGATCGAGGCACACAATGCCGAACTCCGCGCCGCGCGCGCCGAAGGTCAGGCCGAAGCCGCGGGCGCGCCGGTCGTCGTCAAGCGCCCCTGGTGGCGCTTCTGACGCTTCGCGCTTGGCATCGCAGCCCGCCTGCGCTAGCCTTCACTTAACGTTTACGTAAAGGGAGGGTTTTCCATGGCATCCCGCGATCTCGACATCATCGTCTATGGCGCGACGGGCTTTACCGGCCGCCTCGTCGCCGAATATCTCGCGCACCACTACAAGAGCCGCAAGGACGCCCCAAAATGGGCGATGGCGGGGCGCAGCCTCGCCAAGCTCGCCGAGGTGCGCGACCTGATCGGCGCCGACGAAGAAACCCCGCTGATCGTCGCCGACGCGAGCGATCCCGCGAGCCTCGACGCGATGGCCGCCCGCACGAAGGTCGTGCTCACCACCGTTGGCCCGTATCAGCTTTACGGCGACGCGCTCGTCGCCGCCTGCGTCCGGGCCGGCACCGCCTATGCCGACCTCTGCGGCGAGCCCGGCTGGATGCGCGAGATGATCGACGCGCATCAGGACGCGGCGAAGGCCTCGGGCGCGCGGATCACCTTTTCCTGCGGCTTCGATTCGATCCCGTTCGATCTCGGCGTGCTGTTCCTGCAGGCCGAGGCGGTGAAGCGCCATGGCAAGCCCGCGCCGCGCGTCAAGGGCCGCGTCCGCAAGATGGCCGGCGGCGCCTCGGGCGGCACGATCGCCAGCCTGACCGAAACGCTGAAAGCGGTGGCGAAGAAGCCGTCGCTTGCGCTGCTGCTCAAATCGAGCTTCGCGCTGACGCCGGGCTTCGAGGGGCCGTCGCAGCCG
Proteins encoded in this window:
- the dcd gene encoding dCTP deaminase; amino-acid sequence: MSILSDKWIREAAQTQGMIEPFVEAQRRDGCISYGLSSYGYDARVAPEFKIFTNVDSAVVDPKDFASNSFVDRETDVCIIPPNSFALARTVEYFRIPRDVLVICLGKSTYARCGIIVNVTPLEPGWEGHVTLEFSNTTPLPAKIYANEGACQFLFLQGNEPCETSYADRAGKYMGQKGVTLPKL
- a CDS encoding DoxX family protein, which codes for MSMIAVFIGRLFIALIFIVSGINKLIHVTDTNAMISAAGLPGWLAVPTGLFELVAGVCIALGIYARAFSLLLAGFVLLTILFFHRDFTDPMQAMAAMKNLAIAGGLLCLFGYGHTRWSYDALRRRRRDEIEAHNAELRAARAEGQAEAAGAPVVVKRPWWRF
- a CDS encoding trans-acting enoyl reductase family protein translates to MASRDLDIIVYGATGFTGRLVAEYLAHHYKSRKDAPKWAMAGRSLAKLAEVRDLIGADEETPLIVADASDPASLDAMAARTKVVLTTVGPYQLYGDALVAACVRAGTAYADLCGEPGWMREMIDAHQDAAKASGARITFSCGFDSIPFDLGVLFLQAEAVKRHGKPAPRVKGRVRKMAGGASGGTIASLTETLKAVAKKPSLALLLKSSFALTPGFEGPSQPTGLIPEYDGATGTWTAPFVMAPINTKNIHRTNYLLGHRWGADLVYDEMVMTTIGDAGKAMAEAMAKANPFGDAKLQPGEGPSKEERENGFYDILFVGEYPDGTTIRASVQGDRDPGYGSTSKMLAETGMALLENKGDGGVWTPGALLGQALIDRLTANAGLTFQIEE